One Gemmatimonadaceae bacterium genomic window carries:
- a CDS encoding imidazolonepropionase: MTMPDSAMTTTLFVNAAQTLTAAGPARARRGAEMREAGVCVGTGVAVRGETIVAVDTDAALRGAFPGAAEIDCQRGLLAPGFVDSHTHAVFGAARWAEQELRATGVPYLEIARRGGGIHSSVRDLRARSDDELEALAIPRLARLAAGGVTTVEIKSGYGLSAHDEVRTLRVISRLAASRVMRVVATCLAAHEVPLERRDGPGGREGWLDEIIESIYPVVAEERLARFADVFCEPGVFDQIETRRLMSGAAALGLSVKLHADELHDGGGAALGVELKAVSVDHLAAISPAGIAALGQADTVATLLPATMLFLGTGRQAPARALIDAGAAVALASDFNPGTSPLQSFPLVLTLGVSELRLSAAEAWIASTVNGAAALGLAGTTGQLAPGFSADIAVHEVEDYRELPYWFGERLCRVAWARGRVSHSAG; encoded by the coding sequence ATGACGATGCCGGATTCCGCGATGACCACCACGCTGTTCGTGAATGCTGCGCAAACCCTCACGGCGGCCGGGCCGGCGCGCGCGCGGCGGGGCGCCGAGATGCGCGAGGCGGGTGTGTGTGTCGGCACCGGCGTCGCCGTGCGCGGCGAGACGATTGTCGCGGTCGACACGGACGCGGCGCTCAGGGGCGCCTTTCCGGGCGCGGCGGAAATTGATTGCCAGCGCGGATTGCTGGCGCCGGGATTTGTCGACTCGCATACGCATGCGGTATTCGGCGCCGCGCGATGGGCCGAGCAGGAACTGCGCGCCACCGGCGTTCCCTATCTCGAAATTGCCCGACGTGGCGGCGGCATTCATTCCTCCGTGCGCGATTTGCGCGCCCGCAGTGACGACGAGTTGGAGGCACTCGCGATTCCGCGGCTCGCGCGCCTGGCGGCCGGCGGGGTGACCACGGTCGAGATCAAATCAGGATACGGACTGTCAGCCCACGACGAAGTCCGCACCCTGCGGGTCATTTCGCGCTTGGCCGCTTCGCGTGTCATGCGGGTGGTCGCCACCTGTCTGGCGGCGCACGAAGTGCCGCTGGAGCGCCGAGACGGCCCGGGTGGACGAGAAGGATGGCTCGACGAGATCATCGAGTCGATCTATCCCGTGGTGGCGGAAGAGCGCTTGGCTCGTTTTGCCGATGTGTTCTGCGAGCCGGGTGTGTTTGATCAGATCGAGACCCGTCGCCTGATGTCCGGAGCGGCCGCGCTGGGCCTGTCGGTCAAGCTCCATGCCGACGAGTTGCATGACGGCGGCGGGGCCGCACTGGGCGTGGAACTCAAGGCCGTAAGCGTTGATCATCTGGCCGCCATCTCTCCAGCAGGGATTGCCGCACTGGGGCAGGCCGATACCGTCGCCACGCTGCTGCCAGCCACGATGCTGTTCCTCGGGACGGGGCGTCAGGCCCCCGCCAGGGCCTTGATCGACGCCGGGGCTGCCGTGGCCTTGGCCAGCGATTTCAACCCCGGGACGTCGCCCCTGCAGTCCTTCCCGTTGGTGCTCACGCTGGGTGTCAGCGAGCTGCGGTTGTCAGCGGCCGAAGCCTGGATTGCCAGCACCGTGAACGGGGCCGCCGCGCTGGGCTTGGCGGGGACAACCGGGCAGCTGGCGCCGGGGTTTTCGGCGGACATCGCAGTGCACGAAGTCGAGGACTACCGGGAGTTGCCTTACTGGTTCGGAGAGCGTCTCTGTCGAGTAGCGTGGGCCCGTGGACGCGTCAGTCACTCGGCGGGGTGA
- the hutH gene encoding histidine ammonia-lyase, protein MTVLSLDGRSLRICDVLAVADAREPVSLAPHARARMVVTRAVVDRAVLAGVPVYGVNTGFGKLSEVTIPHDRLAALQRNLVRSHAAGVGDPLPEREVRALMLLRANVLATGFAGARAEVVESLLAMLNAGVWPVVPEQGSVGASGDLAPLAHLALTLMGEGRANFNGRQDESAALLTAARLTPIELAAKEGLALINGTQAHTAVAALASAELRRLWFAAHVATAMSLEALLGTPDAFDARIQEARGQIGQQKSAALLRTLLVDSAIRESHRYGDPRVQDAYALRCVPQVHGPAYEALEFAQGIIERELNAATDNPLVLETGELLSGGNFHGQAVGMASDVLAIISANLAVISERRTDRLVHPDFNQGLPPFLAASPGLESGFMMTQVTAAALASENKSLAHPASVDSIPTDGNKEDVVPMAMAAAVKLRRSVRNLRHVLAIELIAAAEGLEYRRPLRSSTPVEAAHLLIRSQVARQSGDRSPAPDITRLGDALAAGLLDSITDGLIT, encoded by the coding sequence CTGACAGTGCTGTCACTCGACGGTCGTTCGCTTCGAATTTGTGATGTGCTGGCCGTGGCCGATGCGCGCGAGCCCGTATCGCTGGCACCGCATGCGCGGGCGCGCATGGTGGTCACGCGCGCCGTCGTCGATCGGGCCGTGCTGGCTGGCGTGCCGGTGTACGGCGTCAATACGGGCTTCGGCAAGCTGTCTGAAGTCACTATTCCGCACGATCGGCTGGCCGCGCTTCAACGCAATCTGGTGCGCAGTCACGCCGCGGGTGTCGGTGACCCGCTCCCGGAACGGGAAGTACGGGCGTTGATGCTGTTGCGGGCCAACGTGCTGGCCACGGGCTTTGCCGGCGCCCGCGCGGAGGTGGTTGAGTCGCTGCTGGCCATGTTGAACGCCGGGGTGTGGCCCGTCGTCCCCGAGCAGGGAAGCGTTGGGGCCAGCGGCGACCTCGCGCCCTTGGCGCATCTGGCGCTCACGTTGATGGGCGAAGGCCGAGCGAACTTCAACGGCCGGCAGGACGAGTCAGCGGCCCTGTTGACCGCTGCGCGATTGACACCGATCGAGTTGGCCGCCAAGGAAGGTCTGGCCCTGATCAATGGTACCCAGGCACACACGGCCGTCGCGGCCCTCGCCAGCGCCGAGCTGCGACGGTTGTGGTTCGCTGCGCACGTGGCGACGGCCATGAGTCTGGAGGCGTTGCTGGGGACGCCCGATGCGTTCGATGCACGTATTCAGGAGGCCCGTGGGCAGATCGGACAGCAAAAGTCGGCCGCCCTGTTGCGCACACTGCTGGTCGATAGCGCCATTCGTGAGTCGCACCGCTACGGTGATCCGCGCGTGCAGGATGCCTATGCGCTGCGCTGCGTGCCGCAGGTGCACGGACCGGCCTACGAGGCACTGGAGTTCGCACAGGGAATCATCGAGCGCGAACTCAACGCGGCCACCGACAATCCGCTGGTGCTGGAAACCGGCGAGCTGTTGAGCGGCGGCAACTTCCACGGGCAGGCCGTCGGGATGGCCAGCGATGTGCTGGCCATCATCAGTGCGAATCTCGCGGTCATCAGTGAGCGACGCACCGATCGTCTGGTGCACCCGGATTTCAATCAGGGGCTGCCACCGTTTCTGGCGGCGTCGCCGGGACTGGAGTCTGGCTTCATGATGACGCAGGTGACCGCGGCCGCGCTGGCCAGCGAGAACAAGTCCCTGGCGCATCCGGCCAGTGTCGATTCGATCCCGACGGATGGCAACAAGGAAGACGTGGTGCCAATGGCCATGGCGGCGGCCGTGAAGTTGCGCCGCTCGGTGCGGAATCTCCGGCACGTCCTGGCGATTGAGCTGATTGCTGCGGCCGAAGGACTCGAGTATCGTCGGCCCCTGCGCAGCAGTACACCGGTGGAAGCCGCGCACCTGTTGATACGAAGTCAGGTGGCCCGACAGTCGGGTGACCGATCACCCGCCCCCGATATCACCCGGCTTGGCGATGCGTTGGCGGCAGGACTGCTCGATTCCATAACCGACGGACTGATTACATGA
- the hutU gene encoding urocanate hydratase produces the protein MVGARPVRAARGTVLTCRGWEQEAALRMLMNNLDAEVAERPDELVVYGGTGRAARSWEAFDAIVQTLTTLNDDETLLVQSGKPVAVFRTHPDAPRVLIANANLVGRWANWDEFRRLERLGLTMYGQMTAGSWIYIGSQGIVQGTYETFGAVAARHFGGTLEGRLVVTAGLGGMGGAQPLAAAMHGAAVLGIEVDPTRIAKRIETRYCDRSTTSLDEALEWLRDAQARRVGLSVALEANAADIMPELVTRGIVPDVLTDQTSAHDMLVGYIPSGLTLDQAAELRQADPVSYIARATASVVEHVRAMRALQDRGAVTFDYGNNIRTVAFDAGLEDAFRIPGFVPEYIRPLFCEGKGPFRWVALSGDPADIHRTDDLVLAMFPRDEQLRRWITLARERIAFQGLPARICWLGQGDRARFALALNDLVARGEVSAPIVIGRDHLDTGSVASPFRETEGMRDGSDAIADWAILNAMLNVASGASWVSFHHGGGVGIGNSLHAGQVIVADGTERMRRRLERVLTNDPGIGVARHADAGYAIAIETAEREGLRIPMRELGHAR, from the coding sequence ATGGTCGGCGCGCGCCCGGTGCGCGCGGCGCGCGGCACGGTATTGACGTGCCGCGGCTGGGAGCAGGAGGCGGCACTCCGCATGCTCATGAACAACCTCGATGCCGAGGTGGCCGAACGACCCGACGAACTGGTGGTGTATGGTGGCACCGGTCGGGCGGCGCGTTCGTGGGAAGCGTTTGATGCAATCGTGCAGACGTTGACCACGCTCAACGACGACGAGACGCTGCTGGTGCAGAGTGGCAAGCCGGTGGCGGTGTTTCGCACGCACCCTGATGCGCCACGGGTGCTCATTGCCAACGCCAATCTCGTGGGACGTTGGGCCAACTGGGATGAGTTCCGTCGGCTGGAGCGCCTGGGGTTGACGATGTACGGACAGATGACGGCCGGGTCGTGGATCTACATTGGATCGCAAGGCATCGTGCAGGGCACGTACGAAACATTCGGCGCAGTCGCGGCTCGGCATTTTGGTGGGACACTGGAAGGGCGACTGGTGGTGACGGCCGGACTGGGCGGCATGGGCGGCGCCCAACCACTGGCCGCCGCCATGCATGGCGCAGCGGTGCTGGGCATTGAAGTCGACCCCACGCGCATTGCCAAGCGCATCGAGACACGGTATTGCGATCGGTCCACCACATCATTGGATGAAGCGCTGGAGTGGCTGCGCGACGCCCAGGCGCGGCGGGTCGGATTGTCGGTCGCACTGGAAGCGAATGCCGCCGACATCATGCCGGAACTCGTGACGCGCGGCATCGTGCCCGATGTCCTCACCGATCAGACCAGCGCGCACGACATGTTGGTGGGATACATCCCGTCGGGTCTGACGCTTGACCAGGCGGCCGAGCTGCGTCAGGCGGATCCGGTCTCGTACATTGCGCGCGCCACCGCGTCGGTCGTCGAACACGTCCGCGCGATGCGGGCACTGCAGGATCGCGGAGCGGTCACGTTCGACTATGGCAACAACATTCGAACCGTGGCGTTCGATGCGGGATTGGAGGATGCGTTTCGGATTCCGGGATTCGTGCCGGAGTACATTCGCCCGCTGTTCTGCGAGGGGAAGGGGCCGTTCCGTTGGGTGGCGCTGTCGGGCGATCCGGCGGACATTCATCGCACGGATGACCTGGTGCTGGCGATGTTTCCGCGCGACGAACAGCTTCGCCGCTGGATCACGCTGGCGCGTGAACGCATCGCGTTCCAGGGACTGCCCGCGCGCATCTGCTGGCTGGGGCAGGGCGATCGGGCGCGGTTTGCCCTCGCCCTGAATGATCTGGTGGCGCGCGGTGAAGTGTCGGCGCCCATCGTCATCGGTCGCGACCATCTCGATACCGGCAGCGTCGCGTCGCCATTTCGTGAAACGGAAGGCATGCGGGATGGCTCGGATGCGATTGCCGACTGGGCGATCCTGAACGCGATGCTCAACGTGGCCAGCGGCGCATCGTGGGTGTCGTTCCATCATGGCGGCGGCGTCGGCATCGGCAATTCGCTGCATGCCGGACAAGTGATCGTGGCCGACGGTACCGAACGCATGCGCCGCCGACTGGAACGGGTCCTGACGAATGATCCGGGCATTGGCGTCGCGCGTCACGCCGACGCGGGCTACGCGATTGCCATCGAAACAGCCGAACGCGAAGGGCTGCGAATCCCCATGCGGGAACTCGGCCACGCGCGCTGA
- a CDS encoding radical SAM protein — protein sequence MLSSRYRPWHVPIFLSKYAWLRARRRPVLLNFEVTMRCNARCGFCDYWKTPADTRDAEIAEFAAIARRFSPMLVTFTGGEPTMRRDLEQIVASVRQAVRYTYVQLITHGGMLTLDRAQSLWDAGVDQFNISLDYLDERHDLARGIPGLTAKILDLVPRMRAAGIGGVRFNTVIKQDNLDQLMPIVERAAELGGGVNFSLYTDFKNGNREHLVRPDQVERLARTVRELLAYKRRRRGVITNSDHYLEQIPRYVRGEMTEPCQSGRATIHIDPQGQVRRCPDFPADGPWREYHGYEPIDCNACYYACRGEAQAPLNLMSRVRDVMA from the coding sequence ATGCTGTCCAGTCGATATCGGCCGTGGCACGTTCCCATATTCCTCTCGAAGTACGCCTGGCTGCGCGCGCGACGACGTCCGGTCCTGCTGAACTTTGAAGTCACCATGCGCTGCAATGCGCGATGCGGGTTCTGCGACTACTGGAAGACGCCGGCCGACACGCGCGATGCGGAGATTGCCGAATTCGCCGCCATCGCTCGGCGGTTCAGCCCGATGCTGGTGACATTCACCGGCGGTGAACCCACGATGCGGCGCGACCTCGAACAGATTGTCGCCTCGGTACGCCAAGCGGTGCGCTACACCTACGTGCAACTCATCACCCACGGCGGCATGCTGACGCTCGATCGGGCGCAGTCGCTCTGGGATGCGGGCGTTGACCAGTTCAACATCTCCCTCGACTATCTGGACGAGCGTCACGATCTCGCGCGAGGCATTCCCGGCCTTACGGCGAAGATTCTTGACCTCGTCCCACGGATGCGGGCGGCGGGCATTGGCGGGGTGCGGTTCAATACGGTCATCAAGCAGGACAATCTCGATCAACTGATGCCCATCGTCGAGCGCGCCGCGGAATTGGGCGGCGGCGTCAACTTCTCGCTGTACACGGACTTCAAGAACGGCAATCGTGAGCATCTGGTGCGCCCGGATCAGGTGGAACGGCTCGCGCGTACGGTGCGGGAACTGCTGGCGTACAAACGACGACGACGCGGCGTCATCACCAATTCCGACCACTATCTCGAGCAGATCCCGCGCTATGTGCGCGGCGAGATGACGGAGCCGTGTCAGAGCGGGCGCGCGACCATTCACATCGATCCGCAGGGACAGGTGCGGCGCTGTCCTGATTTTCCGGCGGATGGCCCGTGGCGGGAGTATCATGGTTATGAACCCATCGACTGCAACGCCTGCTACTACGCCTGCCGCGGTGAGGCACAGGCACCCCTCAACCTCATGTCACGGGTGCGTGACGTGATGGCCTGA